The Thermoanaerobacterium thermosaccharolyticum DSM 571 region CTGCAGTAGAGACATTAGGAAGTGCCAATGTCATATGCTCTGATAAAACAGGTACTTTGACACAAAATAAAATGACTGTTGTTAAGGTTTATACTGATTTTAAAGAGTTAGATTTAAATGATCAATATGACAATAAAGCTGATTTTTTATTAGAATGTTCAACTCTTTGTACTGATGCATTTATAGATGATAAAGGTAAAAGTTTTGGAGATCCAACTGAAGTTGCAATAGTATCTGTATTTGAAAAGAATCTTTCGAAAAAATCGGATTTGGAAAATAAATATCCTAGAGTAGCAGAAATCCCTTTTGATTCTGACAGAAAGATGATGACGACGATTCATAAAGCCCATGACAATAATTACAAAGTCATAACAAAAGGCGCCTTTGACAATGTTATAGAAAGGTGTAAATACATATTAAAAGACGGCAAAATAGAGAATTTGACTGATGATGATAAATCAAAGATTAAACTAGAAAATGAGAAGATGGGAAATAACGCATTAAGGGTTTTGGCAATATCTTATAAAAATACTGATGATATTCCCGAAAGGCTAAGCAGTGATGATGTGGAGAAAGATTTGATATTTATTGGGTTACTAGGGATGATAGATCCGCCTAGAGAAGAAGTCAAAGACTCTGTTAAGATCTGCAAAATGGCAGGCATTAAGCCTGTTATGATAACAGGTGACCATAAGATTACTGCTATGGCTATTGCAAAAGAATTGGGGATTTTAAATAAAGGTGATATGGCTGTAACTGGTAGAGAATTAGAAGCGATGACTGATGATGAATTGTATAAAAAAGTAAAAGATATATCTGTGTATGCCAGAGTTTCCCCTGAACATAAGATGAGGATTGTTAAAGCATGGCAGAGGAATAATGCAGTTGTAGCCATGACCGGTGATGGTGTAAATGATGCACCAGCATTAAAACAGGCAGACATAGGTGCTGCAATGGGAATAACAGGCACTGATGTAGCAAAAGATTCTGCAGATATGGTATTGACTGACGATAATTTTGCGACAATAGTTGCTGCGATAGAGGAAGGAAGGACTATATATGAAAATATAAAAAAGTCTATTCACTACCTTTTATCATGCAATATAGGCGAAATACTTGTTCTTTTAATTGCTACATTAGCAGGTATGCCAATGCCTCTTAAACCAATCCATATTTTATGGGTAAATCTTGTGACAGATAGTCTACCAGCACTAGCGTTAGGTGTTGAGCCGGCTGATAAAGACATCATGACCAAAAAACCAAGGCCTAAAAATGAAAACATCTTTGCTGATGGACTCATGTTTAGAATACCCATTGAAGGTATAATGATAGGATTAGTGTCTTTTATAGCATTTTTATTTGGGTTAAGAGAAAATCTTACTAATGCAAGAACTATGGCATTTGCTGTATTAACTTTTTCACAGCTTTCTCAAGCGATGAATGCAAGATCCAACAAATCCATATTTAAAGTTGGCTTACTTAAAAATAAATACATGGTATTGGCTTTAGCTGTTTCTATATTCCTTCAACTTGTGGTTATATTGACTCCTCTTAATGCTATATTTGACATAAAAAATATAAACATATACGATTGGGATATTATAGTTTTATTATCGCTTTCGCCTATTATAATTATGGAGATAGTAAAGGCTTTATTCTTCAAGACAAAATAAAATATTAAAACCAACCTTATCTGATATGCCACATATCAGTAAACAGCTTGTTATTTTTACTGTCTACTATACGGGCATATCAGTTAATAAGGTGGTTTTTACGTTACAATATGTGGATATAAAACAGCAGAGATAACTTGTATTACTACTGTTGCTAATATCAGTATTAACCAATCAAAACTAGCTCCTGAAATGCTGCCGTTTATAAGGTATCCTCGCAAAAGTTCAACAACATAACTCAGTGGATTTATTTTAGCTATGATTTGTAGCCAATGAGGCATTATTTGTATTGGATAGATGGCGTTGCTTGCAAAAAATAATGGCATTGTAATAACCTGGCCAATTCCCATAAACCTTTCTCTGCTTTTGACTATAGCAGCCAAAGCCATAGATAGAGAGGAAAAGAATGCAGCACCAAGTATTATGGTAAATATACTCATGATTATGTTTAGCAAACTCCACTTGATATTTAGGCAAAGCAAATATGATAAAAATAATATTATGATTACTTGACTTATAGCCCTTACTCCTGCACCAAATGCTTTACCTGTAACAAAAGCTGCTCTTGGGACTGGCATTGCTATAAGCTTTTGAAGTATGCCTTGATCTTTATCCCATATTATGCTTAAACCGTAAAATATCGATATAAACATCATAGATTGGGCCAAGATGCCAGGTGCCATAAACGTTTGATAATTTACATTTCCTGTAGGTATTGCACGTATTCTGGAAAATGCCTGACCAAATATTAGAAGCCAAAGAACTGGTTGAACTGCTCTTGTAAGCAATTCTGTAGGATCATGCCTTAGCTTCCTAACTTCCATCTCTGCTATAGTGAATGAATTGAATATATAGTCAAGAATAATTTTCAGCGGCGATTTTGTCTTAGCTGAATCTTTGGATTCTTTTGCGTAATTGACTTGTTTCACGATAACTACCTCCAGATTCTAGTTGATTTTTAGTGAAAAATGTAAATACATCTTCTAGGGTGGCATCGGGGTTTCCGGTTTTTAATTTTAATTCTTCTGGCGTACCCATTGCTGCGATTTTACCACTATTCATTATAGCTATTCTTCCACATATAGCTTCCGCTTCTTCCATATAGTGAGTAGTTATTAAAATAGTTAAACCAGTTTCTTTTCTCAGAGTTTCAAGCACTTTCCAGACATTTAGCCTTGCAACTGGGTCTAATCCTACTGTTGGTTCATCAAGTATTAAAACTTCAGGTCTGTGTATTATAGCCTGGCCGATTTCCAACCTTCGTATCATTCCACCAGAATATTCTTTTATAAGGCGGTTTTCTGCATCTTTAAGATTCAATATATTGAGTATATAGTCAATTCTTTCTTCTCTTTCTTTTTTGCTAAGTCTTAGGAGTTTAGCTACAAAGAGGAGGTTCTCATAACCAGTTAGAGTAGAATCAGCAGAAAGGGCCTGTGGTACATATCCAATGTATTTTCTTATTGTTGCACCGTATTTTTTTGCATCGTACCCTGCAACAAATATTTCTCCTGATGTAGGTGGCATCAAAGTAGTAATCATGCGAATAGTTGTGGTTTTCCCGGCTCCATTTGGACCCAGTAAGCCAAATACTTCTCCTTTTTCAACGTTAAATGTAATTCCGCCGACAGCTTCAAAGTCTCTAAATTTCTTTTTTAAATTTTTTATTTCGATTGAAAAATTCATCAAAATCACCTTCTTAAATTGTATCAATATTGTTTGACGTTTTTAACAATGTTTCGAGATTTTTATTTAACATATTTAAGTCTATATCTTTTGTACATTTAGTGACTATTTTATTAAGAACCAATGTACGGTATTCTAAAATTTCATTTAGCAGATTAGAGCCTTTATCAGTTAATTTCAAAAAGACAAGACGCCTATCTTTAGTGTCTCTCCACCGAGATACTAAATCATCAGCAACAAGATTATCGATTAGCCCTGTAAGGGTGCTTGGAGATAGTAGAAGTTGCGATTGTAGCTGTTTCATAGTAATCGCCTCATCAGAATGCAATTTGTTTAGAACCCAGAATCTGGACATTGTGATATTTTTGCTGTTTAAATAGTTTTTAGTTACGAGATTCATCTTATGGTTGATTTCACGCAACAAATATTCTAATGATTTTATTTCTGTATCCATTTAATCAGCCTCCCAAATAATTCGGAAACCGTACTTTATGATTATAGTATAAAATATCCTAAATGTCAAAAGTTTCATTTTCAGAGTAAAAATATTAATTGTTTGTATATTGTATTTATTGAATTATAACAATTGTATGGTATAATAATTTTAATTAAAAATGGGAGGTATGCATGTGAGAGAAAAAGACTTTAAAAGACTCGTCTATATAGCGTTAATGACTGCACTTATTACTGTAGGAACTATGGTTATACAGATTCCTACACCTTATACAAAAGGATACGTAAATATTGGAGATTCATTTATATTTTTATCAGCTTCAATATTAGGGCCTTTTGCTGGATTCATCTCCGGTGGCGTTGGTTCAGCCCTGGCTGATCTTTTGTCAGGATATGTTGTGTGGGCGCCCTGGACTTTTGTCATAAAGGGTTTAGAAGGACTTATAGTTGCACTTTTGCTTAAAAAACGGAGTGCAAAAAAATCTTTAGTGCGAATTGCGGTTTTTATTTTAGCAGCGATATGGATGGTATTCGGCTATTACATCGGTGGCGCCGCTATGTATGGTTTTAAAGCAGCTTTAGCTGATGTACCAGGAAACATTATTCAAGGTATAGGCAGCGTAATTATCGGCTCCATTCTTGTTGAATCATTATCGAGAATAAAATATTTTAAAGACTTAAAGCAAGGTTAATGATAACTTGCTTTTTTCTTTACAAAAATGTATTATTTTATATAAGAATGGCTCAGGGGTGGTATAAATGATAGATACAGTGATGTTTGATTTAGATGGTACTCTATTGCCTGTAGATACTGATAAAATGATCATGGATTATTTTAAAGCTATATCGAAGAAAATATCTGCTCATTTTGAGCCGTCATTTTTTCAAAATGCTCTTTTTACTGCCAGCATGGATATGATAAACAATTTAGATCCTGACAAGACAAATGAAGAAGCTTTTTTTGATTCGTTTTTAAAAATAGTGAAATATCCAAAGGAAAAATTGATGACAATTTTTAATGATTTTTATGAAAATGACTATAAAAATTTAGGATTAGGTGTTTGCAAAAATGAGTACGTAAAGATGTCGGTAGAATTACTAAAGGAAAAAGGTTATGATATTGTACTTGCTACAAATCCTATTTTTCCAGATATAGCAATAAAAGAAAGATTGAGATGGGCCGGTCTTGATCATACATATTTTAGTTTTATAACATCTTATGAGAGAATGCACTATTGCAAGCCTTATATTGAATACTACAAAGAAATTATTTATAAACTTAATAAAGATCCACAGAATTGTATCATGATAGGAAATGATGTTGATGAAGATATAGTGTCTTCCAGCATCGGATTTAAGACATTTCTAGTAGATGAATTTATGATAAATAGGTCATCAAAAGATATTTCAACTATAGATCGCGGAAATTACAAGGATATGTACGAGTATATTAAGAGATTACCTGTTGTTAGATAGGAGATGATTGGTGTGAAACTTACAATTCTTGGTTCTCATGGACCGTATCCTGGAGTCGATGGTGCATGTTCAGGTTATTTACTGGAGGATAATGATTTAAATGTACTTGTTGATTGTGGTAGCGGTGTTATAAGCAGATATCAGCGATTTCATGATTTGCGGGATTTAAAGTACATAATACTTACACACCTACATTCGGACCATATGTCAGACATGCTTGTATTAAGGTATGCTGTAGATATTATGATGAGAAAAGGTTATATAAAAGAGCCGATAAATGTATTCTGTCCTAGTGAGCCTTATAAAGTGCTGGAAGAGTTAAATTTTAATGGGGTTTTTAAAATTAAAAATATAGATGAGGATTTAAAGCTAAATATAGGAAATTTGAATATAACATTTAAAAAAGTTGAGCATCCTGTTAGTA contains the following coding sequences:
- a CDS encoding calcium-transporting P-type ATPase, PMR1-type, which encodes MKENWILDIDEISSNLKTDVNNGLSTEEAKKRLEKYGPNNLSEKKKRTVLSMLLDQFKDYMVIILIIASIVSLFLGEITDAVIILFIILLNAFLGMIQENNAEKSLESLKKLSAPVSRVLRDGKVIEIESQYLVPGDVVFLEAGNFVPADGRIIESANLKIDESALTGESIASEKIAGKLSDKNLNIGDRINMVYMGTIVTYGRGLFVVTETGMDTEMGKIAKMLDNEDKVRTPLQIKLEQLGKYLGTGALIICAIIFIIGVMEKRPVFDMFMTSVSLAVAAIPEGLPAIVTITLALGVQKMIKRNAIIRKLPAVETLGSANVICSDKTGTLTQNKMTVVKVYTDFKELDLNDQYDNKADFLLECSTLCTDAFIDDKGKSFGDPTEVAIVSVFEKNLSKKSDLENKYPRVAEIPFDSDRKMMTTIHKAHDNNYKVITKGAFDNVIERCKYILKDGKIENLTDDDKSKIKLENEKMGNNALRVLAISYKNTDDIPERLSSDDVEKDLIFIGLLGMIDPPREEVKDSVKICKMAGIKPVMITGDHKITAMAIAKELGILNKGDMAVTGRELEAMTDDELYKKVKDISVYARVSPEHKMRIVKAWQRNNAVVAMTGDGVNDAPALKQADIGAAMGITGTDVAKDSADMVLTDDNFATIVAAIEEGRTIYENIKKSIHYLLSCNIGEILVLLIATLAGMPMPLKPIHILWVNLVTDSLPALALGVEPADKDIMTKKPRPKNENIFADGLMFRIPIEGIMIGLVSFIAFLFGLRENLTNARTMAFAVLTFSQLSQAMNARSNKSIFKVGLLKNKYMVLALAVSIFLQLVVILTPLNAIFDIKNINIYDWDIIVLLSLSPIIIMEIVKALFFKTK
- a CDS encoding ABC transporter permease, with product MKQVNYAKESKDSAKTKSPLKIILDYIFNSFTIAEMEVRKLRHDPTELLTRAVQPVLWLLIFGQAFSRIRAIPTGNVNYQTFMAPGILAQSMMFISIFYGLSIIWDKDQGILQKLIAMPVPRAAFVTGKAFGAGVRAISQVIIILFLSYLLCLNIKWSLLNIIMSIFTIILGAAFFSSLSMALAAIVKSRERFMGIGQVITMPLFFASNAIYPIQIMPHWLQIIAKINPLSYVVELLRGYLINGSISGASFDWLILILATVVIQVISAVLYPHIVT
- a CDS encoding ABC transporter ATP-binding protein, giving the protein MNFSIEIKNLKKKFRDFEAVGGITFNVEKGEVFGLLGPNGAGKTTTIRMITTLMPPTSGEIFVAGYDAKKYGATIRKYIGYVPQALSADSTLTGYENLLFVAKLLRLSKKEREERIDYILNILNLKDAENRLIKEYSGGMIRRLEIGQAIIHRPEVLILDEPTVGLDPVARLNVWKVLETLRKETGLTILITTHYMEEAEAICGRIAIMNSGKIAAMGTPEELKLKTGNPDATLEDVFTFFTKNQLESGGSYRETSQLRKRIQRFS
- a CDS encoding MarR family winged helix-turn-helix transcriptional regulator, producing MDTEIKSLEYLLREINHKMNLVTKNYLNSKNITMSRFWVLNKLHSDEAITMKQLQSQLLLSPSTLTGLIDNLVADDLVSRWRDTKDRRLVFLKLTDKGSNLLNEILEYRTLVLNKIVTKCTKDIDLNMLNKNLETLLKTSNNIDTI
- a CDS encoding ECF transporter S component translates to MREKDFKRLVYIALMTALITVGTMVIQIPTPYTKGYVNIGDSFIFLSASILGPFAGFISGGVGSALADLLSGYVVWAPWTFVIKGLEGLIVALLLKKRSAKKSLVRIAVFILAAIWMVFGYYIGGAAMYGFKAALADVPGNIIQGIGSVIIGSILVESLSRIKYFKDLKQG
- a CDS encoding HAD family hydrolase; the encoded protein is MIDTVMFDLDGTLLPVDTDKMIMDYFKAISKKISAHFEPSFFQNALFTASMDMINNLDPDKTNEEAFFDSFLKIVKYPKEKLMTIFNDFYENDYKNLGLGVCKNEYVKMSVELLKEKGYDIVLATNPIFPDIAIKERLRWAGLDHTYFSFITSYERMHYCKPYIEYYKEIIYKLNKDPQNCIMIGNDVDEDIVSSSIGFKTFLVDEFMINRSSKDISTIDRGNYKDMYEYIKRLPVVR
- a CDS encoding MBL fold metallo-hydrolase codes for the protein MIGVKLTILGSHGPYPGVDGACSGYLLEDNDLNVLVDCGSGVISRYQRFHDLRDLKYIILTHLHSDHMSDMLVLRYAVDIMMRKGYIKEPINVFCPSEPYKVLEELNFNGVFKIKNIDEDLKLNIGNLNITFKKVEHPVSTFAVKFDDGQRTFVFSSDTVYCDNLVSFAENSDLFLCDGNLLNGEKGPHLTARQAAEISKAAFCKKLVITHLWPQHAVAEYVKEASEVIHDVNIAKPFDVYYI